Genomic DNA from Peribacillus sp. FSL H8-0477:
CATCTGATTCATATTTTTCTTTTGCCAGTCTTTTCACTTCTTGATCCTGCTCCGCGGTAAGCTGATAGGACACAAGATTCACGCCCAAACCTTCAGCAAATCCCGCTTTAAAGGCTGCCTTTGCTTCGATAAGAGATATTGTTCTATCGGCAATATCATTCATTGCGACCGCTTTATCGTTAAACTTCTTCATCATTCGCGCTTTATCTTGCTCGTTTGTGAAATTAAATAAACTAAAAAGCTTTTCTTCCTCCAGCTCCAGTAAAATCGAGCCATGTTGGAGAATGACGCCTTTTTGTCTCGTTTGAGCACTTCCAGCTACCTTTCGCCCTTCAACGACAAGCTCATACCAGCTTGAAGCATCAAAACAGACTGCCGATTGCGGAGCCTTTAAGGCCTGTACTTCTACCTCGGTCTGAGGGACTGCAAAATAGGCTTCCATCCCTAGATTTTGAAATCCTTTTAAAATTCCTTCAGAAATAACCCGGTAAGCTTCTGTAACATTCTTAGGCATATCGGGATATTCTTCTGTCACGATGACACTATACGTTAACTCATGTTCATGTAAAACCGATCTGCCGCCTGTCGGTCTTCTCACAAAGCCAAGACCGCGCTCGCTTACTTCTTTTAAATTTATTTCTTTCTCAGCACGCTGAAAATACCCAATAGACAAAGTCGCCGGTTCCCAAGTATAAAACCGAATAATCGGAGGGATACTGCCCTCACTATGCCAATTAAGAAGGGCTTCATCAAGTGCCATATTGTAGCTTGGAGAACAAGCTCCCGAATCAATAAATGCCCAAGTATTGTTTTTCATAAAAAACCCACTTTACCAAGGATTTAATCTTCAGTAGTTTAACAAATATTGCTGAATAAAAAAAGGAAACCGATTCGGAACAAATAAGAAGGAGCCAAGCTGATAAATTCTTTTTGATTATCTCCTTGGACAATTATATAATATAGGATGAACAATTGTTTCATCATGAAAGGGGTTTATTATCTGTGAGTTGGTATGTAATTATTATTATTCTTATTGCCATTATTGGGTATTCCGTATTCAATTTTGTCAGTCAAAAGCGTCAAGTCAAAACCCTTACCCAAGAAGAGTTTGTTGAAGGGTACCGTAAAGCGCAG
This window encodes:
- a CDS encoding lipoate--protein ligase family protein — encoded protein: MKNNTWAFIDSGACSPSYNMALDEALLNWHSEGSIPPIIRFYTWEPATLSIGYFQRAEKEINLKEVSERGLGFVRRPTGGRSVLHEHELTYSVIVTEEYPDMPKNVTEAYRVISEGILKGFQNLGMEAYFAVPQTEVEVQALKAPQSAVCFDASSWYELVVEGRKVAGSAQTRQKGVILQHGSILLELEEEKLFSLFNFTNEQDKARMMKKFNDKAVAMNDIADRTISLIEAKAAFKAGFAEGLGVNLVSYQLTAEQDQEVKRLAKEKYESDDWNFMR